In Pongo abelii isolate AG06213 chromosome 5, NHGRI_mPonAbe1-v2.0_pri, whole genome shotgun sequence, a single genomic region encodes these proteins:
- the LOC100438479 gene encoding LOW QUALITY PROTEIN: trace amine-associated receptor 9 (The sequence of the model RefSeq protein was modified relative to this genomic sequence to represent the inferred CDS: substituted 2 bases at 2 genomic stop codons) codes for MVNNFSQAEAVELCYENMNGSCIKTPYSPGPRAILYAVLGFGAVLAVFGNVLVMIAILHFKQLHTPTNFLIVLLACADFLVXVTVMPFSTVRSVESCWYFGDSYCKFHTCFNTSFCFASLFHLCCISVDRYIAVTDPLTYPTKFTVSVSGICIVLSWFFSVTYSFLIFYTGANKEGIEELVALTCVGGCQAPLNQNWVLLCFLLFFLPTVAMVFIYSKLFLVAKHQARKIESTASQDQSSSESXKERVAKRERKAAKTLGIAMAAFLVSWVPYIIDAVIDAYMNFITPPYVYEILVWCVYYNSATNPFIYAFFYPWFRKAMKLIVSGKVLRSDSSTTNLFSEEVETD; via the coding sequence ATGGTGAACAATTTCTCCCAAGCTGAGGCTGTGGAGCTATGTTACGAGAACATGAATGGATCCTGCATTAAAACTCCTTACTCACCAGGTCCTCGAGCTATCCTCTATGCCGTCCTTGGTTTTGGGGCTGTGCTGGCAGTGTTTGGAAACGTACTGGTCATGATTGCTATCCTTCACTTCAAACAACTGCATACACCTACAAACTTTCTGATCGTGTTGCTGGCCTGTGCTGACTTCTTGGTGTGAGTCACTGTGATGCCCTTCAGCACAGTGAGGTCTGTGGAGAGCTGTTGGTACTTTGGGGACAGTTACTGTAAATTCCATACGTGTTTTAACACATCCTTctgttttgcttctttatttcatttgtgcTGTATCTCTGTTGATAGATACATTGCTGTTACTGATCCTCTGACCTATCCAACCAAGTTTACTGTGTCAGTTTCAGGGATATGCATTGTTCTTTCCTGGTTCTTTTCTGTCACATACAGCTTTTTGATCTTTTACACGGGGGCCAACAAAGAAGGAATTGAGGAATTAGTTGCTCTAACCTGTGTAGGAGGCTGTCAGGCTCCACTGAATCAAAACTGGGTcctactttgttttcttctattctttctaCCCACTGTCGCCATGGTGTTTATATACAGTAAGTTATTTTTGGTGGCCAAGCATCAGGCTAGGAAGATAGAAAGTACAGCCAGCCAAGATCAGTCCTCCTCAGAGAGTTAGAAGGAAAGAGtagcaaaaagagagagaaaggctgCCAAAACCTTAGGAATTGCTATGGCAGCATTTCTTGTCTCTTGGGTACCATACATCATTGATGCAGTGATTGATGCTTATATGAATTTTATAACTCCTCCTTATGTTTATGAGATTTTAGTTTGGTGTGTTTATTATAATTCAGCTACGAACCCCTTCATATATGCTTTCTTTTACCCATGGTTTCGGAAGGCAATGAAACTTATTGTAAGCGGCAAGGTCTTAAGGAGTGATTCGTCAAcaactaatttattttctgaagaagTAGAGACAGATTAA